ACCTGGACAATTTCCTTTTGGCAGCCATGGCATATGACCGGTACGTTGCCATCTGTCACCCATTACACTATGCTGCATTACTGAACCCCAAGCGTTGTGCCCTGTTGGTAGTGACTCCATGGGTCATCTCCAATCTTGTCTCAATACTGCATCTCAGTCTGCTGAGTCTCTTGACTATCTGTGATCAGAGAAAAATCCCACACTTTTTCTGTGACCTGGAACCCATTTTAAGGCTTGCTTGCTCAGACACTCAAATCAACGACTTGACAGTCTTAGTTGCTGGGGGAGCAGTTATCTTTATCCCCTTCACCTTCATTATTGTCTCCTATGCCATTATTTGTTGCACTGTACTTGGTGTTACTTCAGCCAAAGGGAAGTGGAGAACATTCTCCACTTGTGGCTCCCATCTCTCAGCTGTGGCCCTCTTCTATGGATCCATTGTTGGGGTATACTTTCTCCCCTCTTCTGCCTACTCAGCAGAAAGGGATAAGGTAGCTGCCATCATATATACAATTGTAACTCCCATGATGAACCCCTTCATTTATAGTCTGAGGAACAAGGACATGAAAGGAGCACTGAGGAGACTATTCAGCAAGAAAACCTTTTTCTGGAGGTGGTTAGCCCTGCCATAAGAGACACCTCCATCAACTTTCTAGACTTGGATTAGCACACAGAGGGTCCAAAGCCTCAGGCTATTGTGCTACTATGGTAGTTGCTCATTCATTTCCTGCCCCCAATCCAGGTCCAAGATTCTAGATCAGGTTCATCTCTCcatcaaaaacaacaataattaaacagaacaaaaatatgcCTTTATTCCACAATTTTTTACCAGTTACATAGAGCTCTCCCTGAATAAGCTCATGGCTGTATAGTCAGTACTTACTATTTGTTCTCTaatttttggtttgtgtttccctctcaTCTCTACCAAACTCTATATGTTAGATCATTGATAGGAAgggatgaaggagggaaggagggaaggagggaaggagggaaggaaggaaggaaggaaggaaggaaggaaggaaggaaggaaggaaggaagggagaaaggaaggaagagagggagggaagaattggTAATAGCCCAATATCTTATAGACAATACCATATTAAAGTTCACAACTCCCAAATAACTTGATTCTCACAATAACTCTTTGAGGTAAATACCATATCATTCTTATGTACTAGGCAAGAAAAAAGATGTGCCAGCAGAAGAAAAGCAAGCTAAGAGGAACACAATCATGTCACTTGTCCTGCTCTGAACCCTACAGATGCTCCCCACCAAAGATAAACGTCTTTTAAGCATTTAAGAACTTTTACCACCTGGATATACTTATATTTTCAGGAGTTTGAACCATCATTCATTAACCCCTACCCCACCACTTTCAGAACACCCTACATTCCAGCTACATTGAACACCTTATCATTCTTTGAGCAGTCTATGGGTTTGCATGACTCTTGTCTTTGTACATGTTACATC
The window above is part of the Panthera tigris isolate Pti1 chromosome X, P.tigris_Pti1_mat1.1, whole genome shotgun sequence genome. Proteins encoded here:
- the LOC102968579 gene encoding olfactory receptor 1468-like, whose translation is MHQGNQSISKFFLLGLTVGSEQQKLIFMLFLCMYLVTMVGNLLIILAIINDAHLHSPMYFFLANLSFNDICFTTTTIPKMLADIPSQSPTISFAGCLTQMYFFMLLVDLDNFLLAAMAYDRYVAICHPLHYAALLNPKRCALLVVTPWVISNLVSILHLSLLSLLTICDQRKIPHFFCDLEPILRLACSDTQINDLTVLVAGGAVIFIPFTFIIVSYAIICCTVLGVTSAKGKWRTFSTCGSHLSAVALFYGSIVGVYFLPSSAYSAERDKVAAIIYTIVTPMMNPFIYSLRNKDMKGALRRLFSKKTFFWRWLALP